The DNA window tgtgtgtgtgtgtgtgtgtgtttctgtctgttcaACATATGAATCTAGGAAATTGGACTCAGATCATCCATCTTGGCAACAAGTCTCTTAACTCACTAGTCTATTTcattggctttttgttgtttgtttttgctcttttggaggcccaccacccacagaggcttattcttaattatgaatgcctggccttagcttggcttattttttgccagcttttcttaacttaaattatcccatctaccttttgcttttgggcttttcctgttctcttacttctgtaattctTATTCTTACTccgtggtttgctgtgtagctggatggctggtccctggagtcctcctacTCCTCTTTTATCCTCCTCTCAGTTTTCTCCTTATatacatcctttctcctgctttactattgtctgttcagttctttattagaccattaggttttttatttatatttatttatttatttatttatttatttatttttcgagatagggtttcttgtgtagctttgcgccttttctggaactcacttggtagcccggctggcctcgaactcacagagatctgcctggctctgcctcccgagtgctgggattaaaggcgtgcgccaccaccgcccggcaattaggtgttttagacacagtaacacagctttacagttaaacaaatgcaacataaacaaaagtatcacaccttcaaaataatattctacatttttttttcttttttttttcagggctgaggaccgaacccaggtccttgtgcttgctaggcaagcgctctaccactgggctaaatccccaaccccaacattatttttaaatacagggtttctctgtgtagccttggctgtccaagAACTCATTTcagtagataaggctggcctggaactcagagatccacctgcctctgcctcccaagtgctgggattaaaggtgtgcaccaccacacctggctttctcttttctcaagaTTTAATAGTATAATAGATCAACTCTGAAGATGAGCTAAGAATTAGTATTGATGTTAAATTTCCTGATTATTTAAAAAGggttttaaaatctgtatttgtgtgtgcattggcACACAGGTATGCAAGTACTAAAGTGATTGTCTGGAGGTCATAGGTCAACCTGCAGTAGTCAGTTACTATCCCTCTGTGGAATCCAGGTCTTCAAtattggcagcaagcatctttatcttGCTGCGGAGACATATCATCAGctcaattctgtttttaaataatctataaatattttgttCAAGGGAAGTATATATTGATTTAATTCAGAGATAAAAGGGAATTGTATTTTCATCTTTGCCTCAGGTGGTTAGGAAAGAGAATGTTCTGGTAAATGGGGCAAAAATATTAATGGTGTATCTGGATACTGATTTCTGGAAGTTTACATTTCCttatatagaaagagaaagaaaagccgggcatggtggcacaagcctttaatcccagcagaggcaggtggatctctgtgagttccaggacaggatccaaagctatagagaaaccctgtctcaggggaacagaaaaaagaaaaagagaaagaaaagaaatgcctgTCAAGAGGCACTGGATTTCCGGTCCACTATCAGGACAGCAGAACCAGCCTGTAGAGCAGTGCCTCCCTTACCAAGAGGTCTGCTGTGTGTACTGTTAATTCTGGTTAAATGTGAGTAACTTGAGCTACCAAAACCCAACTCATGAATATGCTGTTTTCGCTTTTTCTTCTCCTCAGCTGAAAACGTAGCCAAAAAATGGCAAGTGAGTAGAGAAGCCCAGGACCAGGTTGCAGTTCTGTCCCAGAACAGGGCAGAGCGTGCACAGAAAGCTGGCCACTTTGACAAGGAGATTGTGCCAGTGTTGGTGTCTTCCAGAAAAGGTGAGTGTGGAGAGCACAGTAAACATGAGCCTGTTTGCAGGCGTCAATAACGCCTGCAAGGATGGTAGGTAGGGCCATTTGGGAACTGGTCTTTACAAGTTGTAAAGGTGTAGACTTTATACATCTGAATGTGAGCATGAATGTGAGCGAGCAGATGGTGATgtggtgttttgagacatggtcctgctgtgtagccctggatgaacTACaggtcactatgtagaccaggctaccctcctCCTGCTTGTGctgctgagagctgggattacaggtgagccaccacacctggctgaaaaATACTGTCTACTTGGGATATGGTCACATGGGAAACTATCATCTTCAAACTGTCCACAGCTGCAATGTGTATTATCCAGTGGGCTCCATGAAAAGTGGAGCATCAGTTTGTGGTTGTCAGGAAGACAACTCTCCTATGCAGTCTAAATAAAGCCTTTCCAGTTGCTCCCATGTACATCTCACATCCTATTTGCAGAGGATGTATCATGTTAGGTTACTGTCCATGCTCTAAAGCAGAATCTGCAGACAGTTCCCTTATCAATAACTGACATCCATGTTCAGCTCACAGAGGGTGGATTGTTCTGCTCCTGATTCAGTTTTAGCCAGCTCAATGCAATCACAAACCCATGTACATACAATTCAAATACTTCTGTCCTTAGGAAGGCCTGTGGATTTGGAACACAGCCAGACTGTCTCATGAAGAGTTCTCATAGGGTAGCATGTAATAATTCTAGTAATTCCTACTGGAATGGAAGTGGGTAAACGTTAATAAACCTTTCTGCCAAATATGAATCCTCTTGTTTCTGAGATGTCCCcaatcccagctctgccttctctgtCTTCATCCCAGGTAACTGGTTTTACTTTTTTCAGGTCTTACTGAAGTGAAAATTGATGAGTTTCCTCGCCATGGGAGTAACATGGAAGCCATGGGCAAGCTAAAACCTTACTTTCTTACCGATGGGACGGGAACAGTCACCACTGCCAATGCAACAGGTTCAATTTCTGAAGGGCACTGGGGAAAGTGCAGACTTTGGTGAGGTCTACCAAGCCAATCTTTCTACACAAAATGATTCCTAAAGCTGGGTTTATGGAAAAGCTTGCCCTTTCTATAGTATTGGTTATTAATCTGTTCTGAAGTGATTTGCTTTCTTGACATCTAGACATTTAAGAGCTCCAGAgtagctgggtatagtggtgcacacctttaatcccagcacttgggagttagaggcaggtggatctttgtgagttcaaggtcagcctagtttataaagtgagttccaggaaagccagggttattacacagagaaaccctgtatggtTTCAAGGTTGTCCTGGTCTAAGTAATAAATTCTaggttagccagagctacatagtgagacactatctgaaaacaaaaccctATATTCATTCACTACATACTTTTCCAATTCCAGGAAGTCCTAGTACCTGTAAGGCCTTGGcttattcttcatttttctttcatcctcGGTGCCTCATCCCCCTCATCTCCATAGCTATTGGGGGCATCTCACAATGTATGGTCGACATATTCCATACTTGACCACTTCTGAGTACACTGTGAAGTCTGATGAGTCACAGCAAAGGGCCTTGCTAACTTGTCAGTAACTTAATGGTTTCAGGTAGAAAAGGAGGCCCTGGGTATATACCTGGGGTTGTAGAGCACTGTAGAAACCAGGTCACCTGTTTACAGGGATGAACGATGGTGCCGCTGCTGTGGTTCTTATGAAGAAGACAGAAGCCGAGAGTCGAATGCTGAGACCTTTAGCAAGAATAGTTTCCTGGTCACAGGCTGGTGTGGAGCCTTCCATTATGGGAACAGGACCAATTCCAGCCATCAAGCAAGCTGTGAGTCTCTTTTAGCAatgagtatgtgtgtctgtggacaCACTCGGACACATGTATGACAGGGTTTGAGGAAGCCCAGGCTGCTTTCAAACTGTGTAGCCAGAGGATATTGAACTGCTCTTCCACCTAgtagcttcccaaatgctgaggttacaggtgagCATTAGCAGTGAcgttaacttttaaattttcacttttctgtgtgcatatacatggTGTAAAAAGTATGCTGCTCTGTAGTAAGCACTCTTTAAACCTCCACTCTAAACCTTTCCACTCTCGATGTAAGGAGGTGCTTTGACTTTCCGCCACTAGGTTTCATTTGCCCCAAGCCTGCCCACCCCAACCTCTTCAGCACTGGGTTTACAGTGTACATCTCTAAGCCTGGCTTTCTTaaaatatgggtgctggggattgagctcaaGTGCTTTCAAAGCATTTTACCTGCAGCTCTCTGCCAGTTCAAACCTAAAAAGTACTAGATCTGAATGTTCTATATTACACCTAACAGGACAGTTTGGACTTCCTTCCTACCTTAGGGGTAAAGTACATCTTTTTGGTTCTGAGGCTGGGCCTTGTCTACATAGCtcaatctggcctcaaacttagttGGCCTGTCCAGCCTCTTAAAAGCCCAGACTACAGGCCTGCCACTCTCTAGCTAGAGTATCTTCTACACTGTGGTGTGTCACTAAAGGAGTCCGTCATATCGCTCTTATGGGAACATTATGTAGGCTGATTTCAGCCCACTGAACCCTCGGGACACAGGTAGAAGGCACCATGACACACCTAACTTCATAGTAGCAGTTTCCAGAATCCCATACATCGTGTATCTGTCAATAACTAATGGTTTAACTTCATTTTTCCTGTAGGTTGCCAAAGCAGGCTGGTCCCTGGAAGATGTTGACGCATTTGAAATCAATGAAGCCTACGCAGCTCTCTCTGTTGCAATAGCTAAAGAACTTGGATTAAACCCCGAGAAGGTAACCAATAGGGCAAGTTGTGCTGTTCGCTAGTGAGCTTGTACAATCCAAGTTTGTTTCTGCCATGTGTTCAGTTGACTTGTTGGTTGCTTTTCACAACAAAGAACTGAGTATGTTAGTTCACAATGAACAGGACATTCTAGAAACAAGGGATCAGAGTTGTCACAGGCAGTATTTACTCCTAAGCTTTACAGGGAAAGTTGAGTTTGAAAGGGTGGTTTGCTAGCATTAACACTGAGAGGAGAAAGACAAGACTGGGGGTGTTAGCCTGTGTCCACACAAGACTGACTTAAGATCCTCTCCTTTCCTGCAGGTCAACATCGATGGAGGAGCCATTGCCTTGGGCCATCCTCTGGGAGCATCTGGCTGTAGGATTCTAGTGACCTTGTTACACAGCCTTGAGAGAATGGGCGGGACACGTGGTGTGGCAGCCCTGTGcattgggggtgggatggggatagCAATGTGTGTTCAGAGAGGATGACCTGCCTGACAGCCATCAGCCTTGAAATGTTCTTGTTAAATCAGTGACACACTAGATAGTAGGTGAAATCAGAGGACCAAAGTGAGGACAGGAACCCAGGTGGACAGCCTGCTGAACTTTAATGTGAGTCACCCAGGGCTAAGACATTGCACCTGACACTTCTATAAATAAAAGGGAGATCCACTCAGTCATCAAGGGCTCCAGAGTGAACGGCATTTTCATAACTTCCATGTTTATCGTCTTTGCTTTCTGGGTGCAATTTTATCAGATCATCGATTCGAAGAATGGTGATTGCAGCTTCTGTTGCAAACTTCAAGCTCTTCACTTTAACAATGGTTGGTTCAAACACCCCTGCTTGCTTGTTGTCTCGTGGCTTTCCATTAATCAAATCAAGACCAATCCTGTAATGGTAGAAATCTGATTCAATGACCTCTTCCAAGCTGATATGGAGTATTCCAGCTATTCTAGTCCACAAGACTGGGAGTTCTAACAAGTGTACCTCTGGGAGTAGAAAAGCTGGTAGTGTAGCAGAGAAACCTACCTGCCAAACATTTAGCAAAAGTCACATGTTGCATGCTGATATTATGTTCAGCCAAGTTCTGCATACAGTTTGGTGGCCGAAAGATTCCTTTGCCTAGTGACAGCACAGTTGTCTTACTTGGTGTTATGTATACTTTATGAAGTCCTCATAAGGACCAGATGATGTAATGATACACTATTCTGAGACTGTATTCACTGTAAGCTGAGGGGGCTGCCTGAAAAGGGTAAGAATAATCTAAGATCATCCTCGTGGACTTCTTACAGACTATCCAGAGTGTCAGGATGGAATCCAGAGTTTACACCTAGAACACTGCTAAAAGTCAGCAGCCACCATCCGATAGGTACCAAGCAACAATGATTCCTGTAATGCTTCAGTATGTGACAAATATTTCACAAGGTGTAGGGAGGGACAAAGGTACTATGATGAACTCATGACAGTTGACAATGGAACATTGTATACTCACCACTTTAGATTTTTACGTTCTGGGTTAACTTGAGCCTCATTGTGAAAAGCTCTTAACTTGGCAACCAGGTCAGTGGAGTCCTGGGCAGCATTCACTGCCAGTGTATTAGGAATAACAAGAAGAGATCTTGCAAACTCTGCAATAGCAAGCTGTTCCCGAGATCCCTAGGAAGAAAGACATGCGATGTcttcaggaaagaaaacaaagcacacaGCAGTAGGTCCCAACAGGTCTACCCAACACCACCATCTCCTAGGCCGCCTTTCCGAATCCACCCTTACCATACTGGTTGCATAGTTTTCAAGGTATATGGACAGGGCAGCTTCTACAGCACCTCCACCTGGGACCACAGATTTTGACTCCAAAACTCTCTTCACCACACAAAGAGCATCATGTAAAGACCGCTCCATTTCATCACACATGAAATCATTTGCTCCTCTCAAGATAATTGATGCAGATGTACGAGCCTTGGTACTacaaaaaaacaagtaaagtCATTAGTGTTCTTTAATTAATGTAAACAATATTAACTGCAAACACCCTTGGTTAAATCCTGTTCACATTTAAACATAAGGCACCAAGAACAATGTCTGGACCATGTAGAAGAGACAAAACACAAATTCATCCCAATTTACAATGGCCCAGTATTATTTTATCCCATGCGTATAACTGCTCCTACCACTGAGAGACTAGAGCAGCAAATAAAtgggaaagaatttttaaaacagaatctgCATTGCTTTGTAACTTACAAAAGTAGTTCTTGCCAGGCGgctgtgacacacacctttaatcccagcacccgagaggcagagccaggcggatggatctctgtgagttcgcggccggccttggctacagagtgagatccaggacaggcaccaaaactacacagagaag is part of the Peromyscus leucopus breed LL Stock chromosome 8a, UCI_PerLeu_2.1, whole genome shotgun sequence genome and encodes:
- the LOC114691378 gene encoding acetyl-CoA acetyltransferase, cytosolic-like, with protein sequence MNAGSDPVVIVSAARTAIGSFNGALSTVPVHVLGTTVIKEVLQRAKVAPEEVSEVIFGHVLAAGCGQNPTRQASVGAGIPYSVPAWSCQMICGSGLKAVCLAAQSIAIGDSSIVVAGGMENMSKAPHLAHLRAGVKMGEMPLADSILCDGLTDAFHNYHMGITAENVAKKWQVSREAQDQVAVLSQNRAERAQKAGHFDKEIVPVLVSSRKGLTEVKIDEFPRHGSNMEAMGKLKPYFLTDGTGTVTTANATGMNDGAAAVVLMKKTEAESRMLRPLARIVSWSQAGVEPSIMGTGPIPAIKQAVAKAGWSLEDVDAFEINEAYAALSVAIAKELGLNPEKVNIDGGAIALGHPLGASGCRILVTLLHSLERMGGTRGVAALCIGGGMGIAMCVQRG